One segment of Bacillus alkalisoli DNA contains the following:
- a CDS encoding LCP family glycopolymer transferase, protein MTNQRSHKNKKKNWVKISLAVFAAFFLLVAIYVGHTIYQVNKTLTQMHEPINREYSEKRPEQVNFSKRDPFSVLLIGIDKNTGSTEKGRSDSLIVLTVNPHDESMKMVSIPRDTRTEIIGRGTQDKINHAHAFGGIDMSIPTIENFLDIPIDYYVKVNMQGFKDIVDAVGGVQVNNKFSFKQDSFTFEEGRINLDGEQALAFARMRKQDPRGDFGRTDRQKEIVQGVINKGASFTGLTNLDSILGAIGQNVRTNLSTDEMLNIQRNYKEARHDLETLHLSGNGTKINGIYYFQVPEEERLRLSGILKNHLKVD, encoded by the coding sequence ATGACAAATCAAAGAAGCCATAAAAATAAGAAGAAAAACTGGGTGAAAATCTCATTAGCTGTTTTTGCTGCTTTCTTCTTACTTGTAGCTATTTATGTTGGCCACACAATATATCAAGTAAACAAAACGTTAACTCAAATGCACGAACCCATCAATCGTGAATATTCTGAGAAACGACCAGAACAAGTAAACTTCTCTAAAAGAGATCCTTTTTCAGTATTACTAATTGGTATTGATAAAAACACAGGAAGTACAGAAAAGGGACGATCTGATTCACTTATAGTCCTCACTGTAAATCCGCATGATGAATCAATGAAGATGGTTAGTATCCCCCGTGATACTAGGACAGAAATAATAGGTAGAGGAACACAAGATAAAATAAACCATGCCCATGCTTTCGGTGGAATTGATATGAGCATACCAACAATTGAGAACTTCTTAGATATTCCGATTGATTACTATGTAAAAGTAAACATGCAAGGATTTAAAGATATAGTGGACGCTGTTGGTGGGGTTCAAGTAAATAATAAATTCTCTTTTAAACAAGATTCTTTCACTTTTGAAGAAGGACGCATTAATTTGGATGGTGAACAAGCATTAGCATTTGCTCGTATGAGAAAACAAGACCCTCGAGGAGACTTTGGAAGAACAGATCGCCAGAAAGAAATAGTACAAGGTGTGATTAATAAAGGAGCTTCGTTTACAGGATTAACGAATCTTGATTCTATCTTAGGAGCTATCGGTCAAAATGTTCGAACCAATTTATCTACGGATGAAATGTTAAATATTCAAAGAAATTATAAGGAAGCTAGACACGACTTAGAAACGTTGCATCTATCTGGGAATGGAACAAAAATTAATGGCATTTATTACTTCCAAGTACCAGAAGAGGAAAGATTAAGATTATCTGGGATTCTTAAAAATCATTTAAAAGTTGATTAA
- a CDS encoding ABC transporter permease: protein MNSLITVLKEQLKSFYLVKRLSVYEMKSANSNNYIGVLWEIINPMIQISIFWFVFGYGVLRTNGRGDIELYGQIIPYFPWMLSGIVVWFFINQSIIQGSQSVYSRINMMSKMSFPMSTIPTFVTVAKLYQHLMLLVVVLLIFQIIGYPINIYYLQLPYFIFATLVFLVSFSLITSTISTLIRDVHNLIQAVVRLLIFLLPILWPPYKIEPQIIQTILKLNPIYYLVEGYRASILGLKWYPVEHLSFTIYFWIITLVLLLIGSSLHVKFRSKFVDYL, encoded by the coding sequence ATGAATTCTCTTATTACGGTATTAAAGGAACAACTAAAAAGTTTTTATTTAGTGAAAAGGCTTTCTGTTTATGAAATGAAGAGTGCCAATAGTAATAACTATATTGGGGTTTTATGGGAAATAATTAATCCTATGATTCAAATTTCTATATTTTGGTTTGTGTTTGGTTATGGTGTGCTTAGGACAAATGGAAGAGGAGATATTGAATTATATGGTCAAATCATTCCTTATTTTCCATGGATGCTTTCGGGAATTGTAGTATGGTTTTTTATTAACCAATCAATTATACAGGGCTCGCAGTCAGTATATTCTAGAATTAATATGATGTCTAAAATGAGTTTCCCGATGAGTACAATACCCACTTTTGTAACTGTTGCTAAACTATACCAACATCTAATGTTATTAGTAGTAGTTTTGCTTATTTTCCAAATAATTGGGTATCCTATTAATATTTATTACCTTCAGTTACCGTATTTTATTTTTGCAACATTAGTGTTTTTAGTTTCATTTTCATTAATAACCTCTACAATCTCCACTTTAATTAGAGATGTTCATAATCTAATTCAAGCAGTTGTAAGGTTACTAATATTTTTACTTCCGATTTTGTGGCCACCATATAAAATTGAGCCACAAATAATACAAACTATTTTAAAATTAAACCCTATATACTATTTAGTTGAAGGATATCGTGCATCCATTCTTGGTTTAAAATGGTATCCAGTAGAACATCTTTCATTTACAATTTATTTTTGGATAATTACATTAGTATTATTATTAATAGGTTCTAGTTTACATGTGAAATTCAGAAGTAAGTTTGTAGATTATTTATAA
- a CDS encoding cell wall-binding repeat-containing protein, with amino-acid sequence MTYRLLCFFIPIIIVFNFYSLPKNAEATDLNEKRIIIKYKNKSSVFHKGKIFEVGKVLDKNSHVVINELQKNPEVDYVEVDSHYSYSAVVTDSLFFSQLKDFEVMNVQNGWKSFKHIYKPIIAVLDSGIELQHPDLKDAIISPHNILAPLELPHDEIGHGTHVAGIVGAVTNNNVGIASIVRDAFIMPIKVGDKKGVYGSDLAKGIYYAVDMGAHIINISVAGPTKSRTVEEAIQYAVDNNVLVVAAAGNEGNNLQMYPAALPSVLSVGAVNATTNEYANFSNFGRYVSLAAPGVDVLSTYLLNSGNYTKMSGTSMATPYVASAAGMLKAHDPILNARQIRLILEQSSVKSESIYVQNGLLNVGNAIEVYETYNRIYGKTSIDTSIQIAHSGWKKVQSSELINSMNTSKKGSFAILTNNSSFADALAITTLAKKLDSPVLLTRQNVVFNETIDTLHSLDVTDVILVGGEMALHTSVERKLKEEGFGTLRISGKTRYDTAAEIARFSAMHKGEVIIADGRNYPDALSISVYAASRGIPILFVNKDTIPTATQNIIDAFDFSKVYIVGGKSAVSENIEKKLNEKANVQRLSGVNRYDTNLAILDYFGSSEGFYIATGTDYKDALAGATLASKQNKSLVLVQPSTIPKSTKDYLVRNKGDFRILGGKVAIHPSVVWELEEILRSE; translated from the coding sequence ATGACATATAGACTACTTTGTTTTTTTATCCCGATTATAATAGTATTTAATTTTTATAGCCTTCCAAAAAATGCAGAAGCTACTGATTTAAATGAAAAGAGAATCATTATAAAATATAAAAACAAATCTTCCGTATTTCATAAAGGAAAAATATTTGAGGTAGGTAAAGTCCTAGATAAAAATTCACATGTAGTAATTAATGAATTACAAAAAAATCCAGAAGTGGATTACGTCGAAGTAGATTCACATTATTCCTACTCTGCTGTTGTAACAGATTCATTATTCTTTTCGCAATTAAAAGATTTCGAAGTAATGAATGTACAAAATGGATGGAAAAGTTTTAAGCATATTTATAAACCAATAATTGCGGTCTTAGATTCTGGAATTGAATTACAACACCCAGATTTAAAGGATGCTATTATTTCGCCGCACAACATACTAGCCCCTTTAGAACTACCTCATGACGAAATAGGACATGGCACTCATGTAGCTGGAATTGTAGGGGCTGTTACAAACAATAATGTAGGGATAGCTTCCATTGTACGTGATGCATTTATTATGCCAATAAAAGTTGGAGATAAAAAAGGTGTCTACGGTTCTGACTTGGCAAAAGGTATTTACTATGCAGTGGATATGGGTGCGCATATCATCAACATTAGTGTAGCTGGTCCAACGAAAAGTAGAACTGTAGAGGAAGCCATACAATATGCTGTTGACAACAATGTACTAGTTGTAGCAGCAGCTGGAAACGAGGGTAACAATTTACAAATGTATCCTGCCGCATTACCAAGTGTTCTGAGTGTGGGGGCTGTTAATGCGACAACAAATGAATATGCTAATTTCTCTAATTTTGGAAGGTATGTATCATTAGCTGCACCTGGGGTCGATGTATTAAGTACTTACTTGCTAAACAGCGGTAACTATACAAAAATGAGTGGTACAAGTATGGCAACTCCATATGTTGCCTCTGCGGCTGGGATGCTTAAGGCACATGATCCGATTCTAAATGCTAGACAGATTAGACTGATATTAGAGCAGTCTAGTGTGAAAAGTGAATCCATTTATGTGCAAAACGGCTTATTAAATGTCGGAAATGCCATAGAAGTTTATGAAACATATAATCGAATTTATGGGAAAACATCAATAGATACATCGATACAAATTGCACATAGTGGTTGGAAGAAGGTACAATCTAGTGAACTAATAAACAGTATGAATACTAGTAAGAAAGGGAGTTTTGCCATTCTTACGAATAACAGTAGTTTTGCAGATGCACTTGCTATTACCACCTTAGCGAAAAAGCTAGACAGTCCAGTCCTTTTAACTCGTCAAAATGTTGTTTTTAATGAAACGATTGATACATTACATTCTTTAGATGTTACAGATGTCATTTTAGTTGGGGGAGAAATGGCATTACACACTTCAGTAGAGAGAAAGCTTAAAGAAGAGGGATTTGGAACGTTAAGGATTAGTGGGAAAACTAGATATGACACAGCGGCGGAAATTGCGCGTTTTAGTGCAATGCATAAAGGAGAGGTAATAATTGCGGACGGCCGAAATTATCCGGATGCCTTATCTATATCAGTGTATGCCGCCTCAAGAGGGATCCCAATCTTGTTTGTTAATAAAGATACGATTCCAACTGCAACTCAAAATATTATAGATGCATTTGATTTTTCTAAAGTTTATATAGTAGGTGGTAAGTCTGCAGTGTCGGAAAACATAGAAAAGAAACTAAATGAAAAAGCTAATGTACAGAGGTTGTCAGGTGTTAATCGATACGATACAAATCTTGCTATTTTAGACTACTTCGGAAGCAGCGAAGGTTTCTATATTGCAACAGGTACAGACTATAAAGATGCGCTAGCAGGTGCTACACTTGCTTCCAAGCAAAACAAAAGTTTAGTATTAGTTCAACCTTCTACTATTCCAAAGTCAACGAAGGACTATCTTGTAAGGAATAAAGGTGATTTTCGAATCCTTGGTGGTAAAGTAGCAATTCATCCTTCTGTTGTTTGGGAGTTAGAAGAAATTTTAAGAAGTGAATAA
- a CDS encoding CDP-glycerol glycerophosphotransferase family protein, with product MEGLYTWDNTHLKFGEGYCDFNGTIHITNRKIKENHKYYVYNKETRLPVRVEQKSKMEIVEVVKERKYQVIFYVDSNKRLSFIKAKYHSVLGVDEIVDKIEKTPFYRVSIFSVFQALIFFGVLRFRYYSFEEIDLSFGYNKSVNVKVNFLFPKKIRSKFAMKTNIFALIVHFFWCSVPFKVLLNQYKENSEINVPVFIRIKNDKYNYYFNLKENTKDKFNKSHYLFNTSSYFIRYEPIELFVRKSITGQFVIVFTSELKKLIVLKERIAYILSKFTSNKDKFNVYFEKFCEGASESGFELFKFAVKTDENARYILDSKNEQFQQLKLNYPNKILAKNSIKAFYTIFKAKSFISSDLVTHIQRRLYDNDTLIKNKILNNTKKIFLQHGVCLATNVFERGYYNTRVPIAPDYILVNSDFEADMFEKYSDYKRDNLIKTGLPNLDLYVKSRTIKKDAITFLLTWRPWDLTGKIEEGSYISRYLQFINMVKSNDFYSNKKINIVLHPKSKIILKEQFPEIYFENEKYFYDGDIKDALLKTKVLISDYSSVTFYGFTGGSNIVFYWEDKMLAEQEYGAPNILQEEIAFGDIVYKFDQLQETIVSNYSNQQDEYYKSVFEKLVECQEGNNTEETYNYLKEKIL from the coding sequence ATGGAAGGCTTATACACCTGGGATAATACACATCTAAAATTTGGTGAGGGTTATTGTGACTTTAATGGAACTATTCATATAACTAATAGAAAGATTAAAGAAAATCATAAATACTATGTTTATAATAAGGAAACAAGATTACCTGTTCGAGTGGAACAAAAATCCAAAATGGAAATTGTTGAAGTAGTTAAAGAAAGAAAGTATCAAGTAATATTCTATGTAGATTCTAATAAGCGTCTTTCCTTTATTAAAGCAAAATATCATAGTGTTCTAGGTGTGGATGAAATAGTAGATAAAATTGAAAAAACACCATTCTACAGGGTTAGTATTTTTAGTGTTTTCCAAGCTTTAATTTTCTTTGGTGTACTTCGATTTAGATATTACTCCTTTGAAGAGATAGACTTATCTTTTGGTTATAATAAGTCTGTAAATGTTAAGGTGAATTTTCTATTTCCTAAAAAAATTCGTTCAAAGTTTGCTATGAAAACAAATATCTTTGCACTAATTGTACACTTTTTTTGGTGTAGTGTACCCTTTAAGGTATTGCTAAATCAATATAAGGAAAATAGTGAAATTAATGTTCCAGTATTTATTAGAATAAAGAACGACAAGTATAACTATTACTTTAATCTTAAAGAAAATACAAAAGATAAATTTAACAAATCACACTATTTATTTAATACATCTTCATATTTTATTCGTTATGAGCCGATAGAATTATTTGTTCGTAAGTCGATAACAGGTCAGTTTGTAATAGTATTTACAAGTGAGCTTAAAAAATTGATAGTTCTAAAAGAGCGAATTGCATATATACTAAGTAAATTTACTAGTAACAAAGATAAATTTAATGTTTATTTTGAGAAGTTTTGTGAAGGGGCATCTGAATCAGGGTTCGAGTTATTTAAATTCGCCGTAAAAACAGACGAGAATGCAAGATATATTTTGGACTCGAAAAACGAACAATTTCAACAACTAAAATTAAACTATCCAAATAAGATTTTGGCTAAAAATAGCATTAAAGCCTTTTATACAATATTTAAAGCAAAAAGTTTTATTTCATCAGATTTGGTGACTCATATACAGAGAAGACTCTATGATAATGACACATTAATTAAAAATAAAATATTAAACAATACTAAGAAAATATTTTTGCAGCATGGCGTATGTTTAGCTACCAATGTATTTGAAAGAGGATATTACAATACAAGAGTTCCGATTGCACCTGACTACATATTGGTTAACTCGGATTTTGAGGCTGATATGTTTGAGAAGTATTCTGACTATAAAAGAGATAATCTAATTAAAACTGGGCTTCCTAATCTAGACTTGTACGTAAAATCTAGAACAATAAAAAAAGACGCAATTACATTTTTATTAACATGGAGACCGTGGGATCTGACTGGAAAAATTGAGGAAGGCAGTTATATTTCAAGGTATTTGCAGTTTATAAATATGGTGAAATCAAATGATTTTTATTCGAATAAGAAAATCAATATAGTCCTACACCCTAAATCAAAAATAATTCTAAAAGAACAATTTCCAGAAATATATTTTGAAAATGAAAAGTATTTCTATGATGGGGACATTAAAGATGCACTTCTAAAAACAAAGGTGTTAATTTCAGATTATTCTTCTGTTACCTTTTATGGGTTCACTGGGGGTAGCAATATAGTCTTTTATTGGGAAGATAAAATGTTAGCAGAACAAGAATATGGTGCACCAAATATTTTGCAAGAAGAAATTGCCTTTGGTGATATTGTTTATAAATTTGATCAATTACAAGAGACTATAGTAAGTAATTATTCAAATCAACAAGATGAATATTATAAGAGTGTTTTTGAAAAATTAGTGGAATGTCAAGAAGGTAATAATACAGAAGAAACATATAATTATTTAAAAGAAAAAATCTTATAA
- a CDS encoding cell wall-binding repeat-containing protein — protein MPKLLKIFFAITLIFTTISAVSNDVQANGNDRIVTVELRNFIGNTSQLDIVLRGEYEYDETLFEERLQPHTTYRLKVENSNINIYLGSRKIGEVGNSFVIKPVEYNKATYTTMLLGNGNRHYLGELNFTVQANQHIRPYNKLPLEHYVEGVVPREMPALWNADALKAQAVAARTYYLRSFSREGAIINDTQGHQVYGGIDLSYQKKIEDIVNATKGEYLTYNGAIISAVYSSSNGGHTESNAIWSSAVPYLPAKQDPYDLAANNASAAFKIELEKEQISLLGKDLKAPDKWWSVSRELNSAPAESLKTWLRNNGYANKELKIVSIPKLEISPQRTSGNRIVSGSIWVEFFVKNENGTYVKNADGTIRKHLVKQENIKADQLRAMLGTMNFRSLLVTSFDTPVNVDITRTSGQSRVDTAIEVSKQLYPSGFPVNHAHKTVFITTAADFADALSAGPLAAQYGNAPILLTSSNSLPDAVKQEVQRLNAENVIILGGTTAVTNQVSTSLSNISTVRRVERLSGTNRYETNLEINKRLQDVNGVFVASGSNFADALAAAPIAASQKWAIVLSKTNSIPANSVAFIKDKNKQVNILGGSLAISDNVRNELQAVVGANKVNRLSVPGGNRYDTLANILETFQNDLDLSKVLLSTGRDFPDALTSASLAVNTNSPLVLVGESKNANVEKFLEAHRNTINVVNVLGGKQAVSDSQVNFIADLSKTKYIINGRGFGHGIGMSQFGANEMARQGKTYRDILSFYYPGTNLSKQ, from the coding sequence GTGCCGAAACTTTTAAAGATATTTTTTGCCATAACGTTAATCTTCACGACGATATCGGCAGTTTCTAACGACGTCCAAGCCAACGGAAATGATAGAATTGTTACTGTAGAATTAAGGAATTTTATTGGAAACACCTCACAACTTGATATCGTCTTACGAGGTGAATATGAATATGATGAAACATTATTTGAAGAACGATTACAACCTCACACTACTTATAGACTTAAAGTAGAAAATTCTAATATTAATATTTACTTAGGAAGTAGAAAAATTGGTGAGGTAGGAAACTCCTTTGTTATTAAACCAGTTGAGTATAATAAAGCAACGTATACAACGATGCTTTTAGGGAATGGGAATCGCCATTATCTTGGTGAATTAAACTTCACTGTGCAAGCGAACCAACACATTAGACCATACAATAAATTACCTTTAGAACACTATGTAGAGGGAGTAGTACCTCGTGAAATGCCTGCATTATGGAATGCTGATGCTTTAAAAGCTCAAGCAGTTGCAGCCAGAACGTACTATTTAAGAAGCTTTTCTAGAGAAGGTGCGATTATTAATGATACCCAAGGTCATCAGGTATACGGAGGAATAGATTTATCTTATCAAAAGAAAATTGAAGACATAGTTAATGCAACGAAGGGTGAATATTTAACTTATAACGGAGCGATTATCTCTGCTGTATACTCATCTAGTAACGGTGGTCATACAGAAAGTAACGCTATTTGGAGTAGTGCTGTACCCTACTTGCCAGCTAAACAAGACCCTTACGACTTAGCTGCTAACAATGCATCAGCTGCATTTAAAATTGAACTTGAAAAAGAGCAAATTAGTTTACTAGGGAAAGATTTAAAAGCGCCTGATAAATGGTGGAGCGTATCAAGAGAATTAAACTCAGCACCTGCAGAAAGTTTAAAAACATGGCTTAGAAATAACGGATATGCGAATAAGGAATTAAAAATCGTATCAATTCCTAAGTTAGAGATTTCCCCACAAAGAACTAGTGGGAATCGCATAGTTTCAGGCTCCATTTGGGTCGAGTTTTTTGTGAAAAATGAAAATGGAACTTACGTAAAAAATGCAGATGGAACAATTAGAAAACATTTAGTTAAACAAGAGAACATAAAAGCTGATCAATTACGTGCTATGTTAGGAACAATGAACTTTAGAAGTTTATTAGTTACTAGTTTTGACACTCCTGTTAATGTAGATATTACTAGAACTTCTGGACAAAGTAGGGTTGATACTGCTATTGAAGTATCTAAACAGCTTTATCCATCAGGATTCCCAGTTAACCATGCACATAAAACGGTATTCATCACGACTGCAGCTGATTTTGCAGACGCATTATCAGCGGGACCTTTAGCTGCCCAATATGGGAATGCACCAATACTATTAACATCAAGTAATAGTTTACCGGATGCTGTAAAGCAAGAAGTACAACGTTTAAATGCAGAGAATGTTATCATCCTTGGTGGTACAACAGCTGTAACCAACCAAGTAAGTACTAGTTTATCTAATATTTCAACAGTTAGAAGAGTTGAAAGATTAAGCGGAACTAATAGATATGAAACAAACTTAGAAATTAATAAGCGATTACAAGATGTAAATGGAGTTTTTGTTGCTTCAGGTTCAAATTTCGCTGATGCTTTAGCTGCTGCGCCAATAGCCGCGAGTCAAAAATGGGCGATAGTTTTATCTAAAACTAACTCGATTCCAGCTAATTCTGTTGCTTTTATTAAAGACAAAAATAAGCAAGTTAACATTTTAGGTGGATCGTTAGCTATTTCAGATAACGTTAGAAATGAACTTCAAGCTGTAGTAGGCGCTAATAAAGTTAATCGATTATCCGTACCTGGAGGAAATAGGTATGATACTTTGGCAAACATTTTAGAAACTTTCCAAAATGATTTAGATCTTAGTAAAGTTCTATTATCGACAGGTAGAGATTTTCCAGATGCACTAACATCTGCATCGTTAGCTGTAAACACGAATTCGCCACTTGTATTAGTGGGTGAGAGCAAAAACGCAAATGTAGAGAAGTTCTTAGAAGCACATAGAAATACAATTAATGTTGTAAATGTTTTAGGTGGAAAACAAGCCGTTTCTGATAGCCAAGTGAATTTTATTGCCGACCTTTCCAAAACAAAGTACATTATAAACGGTAGAGGTTTCGGACACGGAATTGGAATGAGTCAATTCGGTGCAAACGAAATGGCGAGACAAGGTAAGACGTATAGAGATATTCTATCTTTCTATTACCCTGGTACAAATTTATCTAAACAATAA
- a CDS encoding SGNH/GDSL hydrolase family protein: MKKLATLLLCLIFISITIVGKFYYDKKLAANIEKSTLEISSDSFDLYDSLTKNMNNQLRELVLNKLEDDETIRILAVGSRAIMTGDAENLPWPFQLVNSLDGYYGNGKFELEIINLENISTNHLIDTNRHIEIASYKTDIFIFEPLILNDNGIVMINHTLSNIQETIETVKAENPGVFIIIQPPNPIHNPTFYLEQVEQLKDFAITNEYEFLDHWKDWPNWNDEEIKNYLNGVYPNPEGQDIWANYINNYFIYKD, from the coding sequence ATGAAAAAGTTAGCCACTTTGCTATTATGTTTAATATTTATTTCCATTACGATAGTGGGTAAGTTTTATTATGATAAAAAGCTTGCAGCTAATATAGAAAAGTCAACTTTAGAAATTTCAAGCGATAGTTTTGATTTATATGATTCTTTAACCAAAAACATGAATAATCAACTAAGAGAGCTTGTTTTAAACAAATTAGAAGACGATGAGACTATTCGTATTTTAGCAGTTGGTTCAAGAGCTATTATGACAGGTGACGCAGAAAATTTACCGTGGCCATTTCAACTTGTTAATAGTTTAGATGGATATTACGGTAATGGAAAGTTTGAACTAGAAATTATTAACTTGGAAAACATAAGTACAAATCACCTGATTGATACTAATCGTCATATAGAAATTGCATCCTATAAGACGGATATCTTCATTTTTGAACCATTAATACTAAACGATAATGGAATAGTTATGATTAATCATACGTTAAGTAATATACAAGAGACTATTGAAACGGTTAAAGCTGAGAACCCTGGTGTGTTCATAATAATTCAACCTCCTAATCCTATTCATAATCCTACATTTTATTTAGAGCAAGTAGAACAACTAAAGGATTTTGCTATTACTAATGAGTATGAGTTTTTAGATCACTGGAAGGATTGGCCGAATTGGAATGATGAGGAAATCAAGAACTATTTGAATGGTGTATATCCTAATCCCGAAGGACAAGACATTTGGGCAAATTATATTAACAATTATTTTATCTATAAAGACTAA
- the tagH gene encoding teichoic acids export ABC transporter ATP-binding subunit TagH, producing the protein MSSSVIFKNATKKYKLYDNKVQKLLDILVPDGCGDDFYAINNISFTANKGEVIGVVGVNGAGKSTLSNLITGVIPPSSGIVKVNGKASLIAISSGLNNKLSGRENIELKCLMLGFSKKEIQDMMDDIIEFADIGRFIDQPVKNYSSGMKSRLGFAISVNIDPDVLVVDEALSVGDQTFADKCLIKMNEFKEKGKTIFFISHSMTQIKMFCNKVLWLEAGEIRDYGGIDEVLPNYIKFLKDFKAMTKEEQKSYKEAVLRNREMMNNAVGDLEQLEEVKDKNNRRERKGRLNKSKLYFSIISISIILIIASYILYGLMDKYGIIKENNITEYENILEDNLVYNSIPIEREGAISVLESDLYFDEELKYKIRTLNFTDHVYVTEELNGKYKISIENISGFIRKEEVNFINQYVRTDNLSIIDFLPLFPLNFTNSYEYFLINIGISYEDLINKFPGIVSERINDNGNKLVTLINENITYTINDKNIVNGLIVEDIENENDVTNGLRNDAYIVSREGDLLYFKVNSYDILLNFDSKVIQILDVSD; encoded by the coding sequence ATGAGTAGTTCTGTAATATTTAAAAATGCGACAAAAAAATATAAATTATACGATAACAAAGTTCAGAAATTATTAGATATTCTTGTTCCTGATGGATGTGGTGATGACTTTTATGCCATCAATAACATAAGTTTTACAGCTAATAAAGGTGAGGTAATTGGTGTAGTAGGTGTAAATGGTGCTGGTAAATCTACTTTATCTAACTTAATTACAGGGGTAATTCCTCCTTCATCTGGTATTGTTAAAGTTAATGGGAAAGCATCTTTAATTGCAATTTCTTCAGGATTAAATAATAAGTTATCCGGTAGAGAAAATATTGAGCTAAAGTGTTTAATGTTAGGATTTAGTAAAAAAGAAATACAAGATATGATGGATGATATTATTGAATTTGCAGATATAGGCAGGTTTATTGATCAACCGGTTAAAAATTACTCAAGTGGTATGAAATCAAGGCTGGGTTTCGCAATTTCTGTAAATATTGATCCAGATGTGTTAGTTGTTGACGAAGCGCTATCAGTTGGAGATCAGACTTTTGCTGACAAATGCTTAATAAAAATGAATGAATTTAAAGAAAAGGGTAAGACTATATTTTTTATCAGCCATTCAATGACTCAAATTAAAATGTTCTGTAATAAGGTCTTATGGCTCGAGGCTGGTGAAATAAGAGATTATGGGGGGATAGATGAAGTACTTCCCAATTATATTAAGTTCTTGAAAGATTTTAAAGCAATGACTAAAGAAGAACAAAAAAGTTATAAAGAAGCAGTTCTTAGAAATAGAGAAATGATGAATAATGCAGTTGGTGATTTGGAGCAATTAGAAGAAGTAAAAGATAAGAATAATAGAAGAGAGCGTAAAGGGAGATTGAATAAGAGTAAATTGTATTTTTCTATTATATCTATTTCTATAATTCTAATAATTGCCAGCTACATTTTATATGGCCTAATGGATAAGTACGGTATTATTAAGGAAAATAATATTACTGAATATGAAAATATATTAGAAGATAATTTAGTATATAATTCTATACCTATTGAGAGAGAAGGCGCTATTTCAGTCTTGGAATCAGATCTATATTTTGATGAAGAACTCAAGTATAAAATTAGAACTTTGAATTTTACCGATCACGTTTATGTAACAGAAGAGTTAAATGGAAAATATAAAATCTCAATTGAGAATATATCCGGTTTTATTAGAAAAGAAGAGGTTAATTTTATTAATCAATATGTTAGAACAGATAACTTGTCTATTATAGATTTTTTACCGTTATTCCCACTTAATTTTACAAATTCATACGAGTATTTTCTTATTAATATAGGGATTAGTTATGAGGATTTAATTAACAAGTTTCCAGGAATTGTTAGTGAACGTATTAATGATAACGGAAATAAACTAGTTACATTGATAAATGAAAATATAACTTACACTATTAATGATAAAAACATTGTTAATGGATTAATCGTAGAGGACATTGAAAATGAAAATGATGTAACAAATGGTTTAAGAAACGACGCCTATATAGTTTCTAGAGAAGGAGATTTACTTTACTTTAAAGTAAATAGCTACGATATTTTATTAAATTTTGATAGCAAAGTAATCCAGATATTAGATGTGAGTGATTAA